The following are from one region of the Quercus robur chromosome 1, dhQueRobu3.1, whole genome shotgun sequence genome:
- the LOC126725266 gene encoding uncharacterized protein LOC126725266: MKTIPVVLMGCGGVGRQLLHHIVSSRSLHAKLGVHLRVVGVCDSKSSIVVSDVLSMEFDDKFLLELCQLKSNGSSLLTISTTSGVEYQVLTNSDSTTKLTDIAALLGKSMGLALVDCSASSETIGVMKQVVDLGCCVVMANKKPLTSTMEDYDKLVSHPRRIRHESTVGAGLPVIASLNRILSSGDSVHRIVGSLSGTLGYVMSEVEDGKPLSQVVKAAKSLGYTEPDPRDDLSGMDVARKALILARLLGRRINLDSIKIESLYPEVMGSNVMSVEDFLGNGLLLLDKDIQERVNKASLNGNVLRYVCVIEGSRCEVGIQELPKDSPLGRLRGSDNVLEIYSRCYSEQPLVIQGAGAGNDTTAAGVLADILDIQDLFPEK, encoded by the exons ATGAAGACAATTCCGGTGGTTTTGATGGGTTGCGGCGGCGTTGGTCGCCAACTCCTCCACCACATTGTCTCCTCCCGATCTCTTCATGCCAAACTG GGTGTTCACTTGAGAGTTGTGGGAGTCTGTGATAGCAAGTCATCCATTGTTGTGTCTGATGTCCTCTCCATGGAGTTTGATGACAAGTTTCTATTGGAGCTTTGTCAACTCAAGTCCAATGGTTCTTCTCTCCTCACAATCTCTACTACTTCTG gagtTGAGTATCAAGTACTAACCAATTCAGATTCAACAACAAAACTTACAGATATTGCGGCTCTTCTGGGTAAATCAATGG GTTTGGCCCTAGTGGATTGCTCTGCTAGTTCTGAGACTATTGGAGTAATGAAACAAGTGGTTGATTTGGGCTGTTGCGTTGTCATGGCTAATAAAAAGCCTCTTACTTCTACAATG GAGGATTATGACAAACTGGTCTCACATCCACGTCGCATTCGACATGAGTCAACT GTTGGTGCTGGTCTTCCAGTTATAGCATCCTTAAACCGTATACTTTCATCTGGAGACTCTGTCCATCGTATtgttgggagtttaagtg GTACATTGGGGTATGTTATGAGTGAGGTAGAAGATGGAAAGCCATTGAGCCAAGTTGTTAAAGCTGCTAAAAGCCTGGGGTACACCGAACCAG ATCCacgtgatgacctcagtggaaTGGATGTTGCAAGAAAG GCATTGATCCTTGCTCGGCTTCTTGGTCGGCGCATTAACTTGGATAGTATTAAG ATTGAGAGCTTGTACCCTGAAGTAATGGGATCAAATGTAATGTCTGTTGAAGACTTCCTGGGCAATGGGTTATTATTGCTTGACAAAGATATCCAAGAGAGGGTTAATAAGGCTTCTTTAAATGGGAATGTGTTGCGTTATGTCTGTGTGATCGAGGGATCAAG ATGTGAAGTTGGAATTCAAGAGCTTCCTAAAGATTCTCCATTGGGAAGACTGAGAGGAAGTGACAATGTG TTGGAGATATACAGTAGATGTTATTCTGAACAGCCACTGGTTATTCAAGGTGCTGGAGCTGGTAATGATACTACAGCAGCTGGAGTTCTTGCTGATATTCTTGATATCCAGGATTTATTTcctgaaaaataa
- the LOC126725276 gene encoding protein FAR1-RELATED SEQUENCE 3 has product MDVQVIDVEEGMGHRGVANDGDAELNEGELNIAENSAAHDEDGFAEPYVGMEFDSEDVAKTLYDEYARRLGFSSKVGQCSRSKSDGTIISREFVCGREGLKRRHADSCDAVLRIELKGQEKWVVTKFVKEHSHSLVSPSKVHYLRPRRHFAGSAKTMAETYQGVGIVPSGVMYVSMDGNHVPVEANRGVRKTPPAESNRPVKNTAVMNYVVRPCNRKRTLGRDAQNLLEYFKKMQAENPGFFYAIQLDEDNRMANVFWADARSRTAYSHFGDAVTLDTMYRVNQYRVPFAPFTGVNHHGQIILFGCALLLDDSEASFIWLFKTFLTAMNDHPPVSIITDQDRAIQTAVSQVFPEARHCISKWHVLREGQEKLAHVCHVHPTFQGELYNCINLTETIEEFESSWSTVLDKYDLRRNDWLQSLYNARAQWVPVYFRDSFFAVLSPNQGFEGSFFDGYVNQQTTLPMFFRQYERALDSWFEKEIDSDFDTICTMPVLRTPSPMEKQAANLYTRKIFAKFQEELVETFVYTANRIEGDGAISTFRVAKFEDDQKAYIVTLNYPDMRANCSCQMFEYSGILCRHVLTVFTVTNVLTLPPHYILKRWTRNAKSGAGSDERGGELHGQESLTLRYNNLCREAIKYAEDGAIAVETYNAAMVALKEGGKKVAVLKKNVAKVAPPSSQVSGIGYDDKKNSTSASDMTPLLWPRQDEMTRRFNLNDTGPPAQSVADLNLPRMAPVSLHRDDGPTENTVVLPCLKSMTWVMENKNSPPGNRVAVINLKLQDYSRNPSAESEVKFQLSRVSLEPMLRSMAYISEQLSTPANKVAVINLKLQDTETTSGESEVKFQVSRDTLGAMLRSMAYIREQLSIAAETQSEPLPKKPRK; this is encoded by the exons ATGGATGTTCAAGTGATAGATGTGGAAGAAGGGATGGGTCATCGGGGTGTAGCAAATGATGGAGATGCTGAACTCAACGAAGGTGAATTAAATATTGCTGAAAATTCCGCAGCTCATGACGAGGATGGGTTTGCTGAGCCTTATGTGGGTATGGAATTTGATTCTGAAGATGTTGCTAAGACTTTGTACGATGAGTATGCCAGACGTTTGGGTTTTAGTTCCAAAGTTGGTCAGTGTAGTCGTTCTAAATCTGATGGGACAATCATATCTCGGGAATTTGTTTGTGGTAGAGAGGGTCTGAAAAGAAGGCATGCTGATAGCTGTGACGCAGTGCTTAGGATAGAGTTAAAGGGTCAAGAAAAATGGGTTGTAACAAAATTTGTAAAGGAGCATAGCCATTCCTTGGTGAGTCCAAGCAAGGTGCATTACCTTCGGCCTCGTAGACATTTTGCTGGTTCTGCAAAGACCATGGCTGAAACTTACCAAGGGGTGGGAATTGTTCCGAGTGGTGTTATGTATGTCTCCATGGATGGAAACCATGTCCCTGTGGAGGCAAATCGGGGAGTTAGGAAAACCCCTCCTGCAGAATCAAATCGCCCTGTTAAAAACACAGCAGTAATGAATTATGTTGTTAGGCCTTGTAATCGAAAGAGGACACTTGGGAGGGATGCTCAGAATTTACTGGAATATTTCAAGAAAATGCAAGCTGAGAACCCTGGATTCTTTTATGCAATACAACTTGATGAAGACAACCGCATGGCTAATGTATTCTGGGCAGATGCAAGGTCAAGGACAGCTTACAGTCATTTTGGTGATGCAGTCACACTGGACACAATGTACAGAGTAAATCAGTATAGAGTGCCGTTTGCTCCCTTTACTGGGGTGAATCATCATGGTCAGataattttgtttggttgtgcaTTACTCCTAGATGATTCGGAGgcttcttttatttggttgtttAAAACATTTCTTACGGCAATGAATGATCACCCTCCTGTCTCTATAATCACCGATCAAGACAGAGCGATACAGACTGCTGTCTCTCAGGTGTTTCCAGAAGCCCGCCACTGTATTAGTAAGTGGCACGTTTTAAGAGAAGGCCAGGAAAAGTTGGCTCATGTATGTCATGTGCATCCTACTTTTCAGGGGGAATTGTATAATTGTATTAACTTGACTGAAACTATTGAGGAGTTTGAGTCATCTTGGAGTACAGTCCTTGATAAATATGATCTCAGGAGAAATGATTGGCTTCAATCATTATATAATGCTCGTGCTCAATGGGTCCCTGTATATTTTCGGGATTCCTTTTTTGCTGTTCTATCTCCAAATCAAGGATTTGAGGGTTCATTTTTTGATGGTTATGTGAATCAACAAACCACATTACCTATGTTCTTTAGGCAGTATGAAAGAGCTTTAGATAGCTggtttgaaaaagaaatagacTCAGATTTTGATACAATTTGTACCATGCCAGTACTAAGGACACCATCGCCAATGGAAAAACAGGCAGCAAATCTCTATACAAGGAAAATTTTTGCGAAATTTCAGGAGGAGCTAGTTGAAACATTTGTGTATACTGCAAATAGAATTGAAGGTGATGGAGCTATTAGCACATTCAGGGTTGCAAAGTTTGAGGATGATCAAAAAGCATACATTGTGACATTAAACTATCCAGATATGAGAGCTAACTGCAGTTGTCAAATGTTTGAGTATTCTGGCATTCTTTGTAGACATGTTTTGACTGTCTTCACTGTGACAAATGTGCTTACGTTGCCACCCCATTACATCTTGAAACGATGGACTAGAAACGCAAAAAGTGGAGCTGGATCAGATGAACGTGGTGGTGAATTACATGGCCAAGAGTCTCTGACATTACGTTACAACAATCTATGTCGGGAAGCCATCAAATATGCTGAAGATGGAGCTATAGCTGTAGAAACCTATAATGCAGCAATGGTTGCTCTCAAAGAAGGTGGGAAGAAGGTTGctgttttgaagaaaaatgttGCCAAAGTAGCACCTCCTAGCTCTCAGGTTAGTGGGATTGGCTATGATGACAAGAAGAACTCTACATCAGCTTCAGATATGACCCCACTGTTGTGGCCACGCCAAGATGAGATGACACGGAGATTTAATCTAAATGATACTGGTCCTCCTGCTCAATCAGTTGCTGATTTGAATTTGCCTCGCATGGCCCCTGTGTCTCTTCACCGAGATGATGGTCCTACTGAAAACACG GTTGTTCTTCCTTGTTTGAAGTCAATGACTTGGGTCATGGAGAATAAGAATTCACCACCGGGGAATAGAGTAGCTGTAATTAATCTGAAG TTGCAAGATTATAGCAGAAACCCTTCCGCAGAATCGGAGGTTAAGTTTCAGCTGTCAAGGGTATCACTTGAACCAATGTTGAGGTCTATGGCCTACATCAGTGAACAGCTATCAACACCGGCTAATAAGGTTGCTGTCATAAATTTGAAG